TTTGagtctaaatattaaatttaaaatgtaattaacttttatttgtcAATTTTCGCTTTAGACCTGATGGCATTAAAAGAGAAGAATCAAGGACAGAAAGAAATAGAAGAGAAAGAACAATATAAGAGACATGATTTAATTGATGTAGAAAAATCCAATCAGATTGAAATGTCTTCTCTAAATAAAGTTCAGAAGACTGAATCTAACAAGAACTTCACCTGCTCTCAtcgtggaaagagtttcaatcaaaaacaaaaccttaaatgccacatgaatattcacactgaagacaagcctttcacctgccaacagtgtggaaagagcttcatTCACAGAGGAAACCTTAATtcccacatgagagttcacactaaagagaagccgttcacatgtgaatggtgtggaaagagtttcaaaaaTAGAGGATCCCTTAATTCCCACATGCAGAGAGAACACTCAGGAGAGAAAGGAATAAGCCTCAACATTCAAAAACCTTTCACCTGCAAActgtgtgggaagagcttcaaATATAAAGCACAACTTGATTCCCACataagagttcacactggagagaagcctttcaca
Above is a genomic segment from Megalobrama amblycephala isolate DHTTF-2021 linkage group LG14, ASM1881202v1, whole genome shotgun sequence containing:
- the LOC125244398 gene encoding gastrula zinc finger protein XlCGF7.1-like: MNIHTGETPFTCDQCGTSFKYKETLNSHMNIHTGEKPFACDQCGKSFLRKVTLNVHIKRKHSDLMALKEKNQGQKEIEEKEQYKRHDLIDVEKSNQIEMSSLNKVQKTESNKNFTCSHRGKSFNQKQNLKCHMNIHTEDKPFTCQQCGKSFIHRGNLNSHMRVHTKEKPFTCEWCGKSFKNRGSLNSHMQREHSGEKGISLNIQKPFTCKLCGKSFKYKAQLDSHIRVHTGEKPFTCDQCGTSFSHKGTLKTHMTIHTGEKPFKCNQCGKSFRIKSILNSHIKSHSVKNTYTCKQCGKSFSYKKSFECPQKCSQC